A section of the Veillonella criceti genome encodes:
- a CDS encoding RluA family pseudouridine synthase has protein sequence MDNELATTVQFEPGKTITVVVPQDKEGERLDIYLTSLMEGSRSYVQQLIKGGAVTVNHKVGKSNLKLTSGMTITVAVPKPQAVEVRPEDIPLDILFEDHDIIIVNKPRGMVVHPAIGNYTGTLVNALLFHCKDLSGINGEIRPGIVHRLDKDTSGVMMAAKNDLAHIGLAEQVKAHSATRTYYALVQGNIVEERGTIKAPIGRHPKDRMKMAVVFENSKEAVTHFKVLERYGKHTLVECVLETGRTHQIRVHFAHIGHPVVNDPFYGYRKMEFPIEGQALHSYSLDVKHPISGQALHFEAPLPDDFLACLEYAKTHNV, from the coding sequence ATGGATAATGAATTGGCAACAACGGTTCAGTTTGAACCTGGCAAGACGATTACCGTAGTGGTGCCTCAAGATAAAGAAGGCGAACGGTTGGATATATATTTGACCTCTCTTATGGAAGGGTCACGTAGCTATGTGCAACAGTTAATTAAGGGGGGCGCTGTTACGGTAAACCATAAAGTGGGCAAGAGTAATTTAAAATTAACAAGTGGTATGACTATTACGGTGGCTGTACCTAAACCGCAAGCCGTGGAAGTAAGACCAGAAGACATTCCTCTTGATATTTTATTTGAAGACCATGATATTATTATTGTCAATAAACCGCGGGGGATGGTTGTCCATCCAGCTATAGGAAATTATACAGGTACATTAGTTAATGCTTTATTATTTCACTGTAAAGATTTATCAGGCATTAATGGTGAAATTCGTCCTGGCATTGTTCATCGTTTAGATAAAGATACGTCTGGTGTTATGATGGCGGCGAAGAATGACTTAGCCCATATTGGCTTAGCAGAGCAGGTTAAGGCTCATTCAGCGACACGCACATATTATGCGCTAGTTCAAGGCAATATTGTTGAAGAACGAGGGACTATCAAAGCGCCTATAGGGCGCCATCCTAAAGACCGTATGAAAATGGCCGTGGTATTTGAAAATAGCAAAGAAGCGGTGACGCATTTTAAAGTGCTAGAACGATATGGTAAGCATACTCTGGTAGAATGCGTGTTAGAAACAGGTCGGACACATCAAATTCGTGTTCATTTTGCGCATATTGGACATCCCGTAGTGAATGATCCATTTTATGGATATCGTAAGATGGAGTTCCCTATTGAAGGGCAAGCGTTACATTCTTATAGTTTAGATGTGAAACATCCTATTTCAGGACAGGCCTTACATTTTGAAGCGCCATTACCAGATGATTTTTTAGCTTGTCTTGAATATGCTAAAACTCATAATGTATAA
- the pyrR gene encoding bifunctional pyr operon transcriptional regulator/uracil phosphoribosyltransferase PyrR — translation MEEKRILMDEQAMMRAVRRISHEILERNKGLENALILGIERRGIYLAERLQAQIEAIEGVHIEVATINVAMYRDDRTTKGKEGPPFTLDTTGKLVILVDDVLYTGRTIRSALNALMEVGRPRAIQLAVLVDRGHRELPIRADYVGKNIPTSHMETVRVNVKEQDGEDSVTIS, via the coding sequence ATGGAAGAAAAGCGAATCCTTATGGACGAACAGGCTATGATGCGTGCTGTTCGGCGTATTAGTCATGAAATATTAGAACGAAATAAGGGCCTAGAAAATGCGTTGATTTTGGGCATTGAACGACGTGGTATATATCTCGCAGAGCGATTACAGGCGCAAATTGAAGCTATTGAAGGTGTTCATATTGAGGTAGCTACAATCAATGTAGCTATGTATCGAGATGATCGTACCACTAAAGGCAAAGAAGGCCCGCCCTTTACCTTGGATACAACGGGTAAGCTTGTTATCTTAGTGGATGATGTACTATATACAGGGCGCACGATACGGTCCGCTTTAAATGCATTAATGGAAGTTGGGCGTCCGCGTGCCATACAATTAGCCGTTTTGGTGGATCGCGGTCATCGGGAATTACCAATACGTGCTGATTATGTGGGAAAAAATATTCCTACATCGCATATGGAAACTGTACGGGTTAATGTGAAAGAACAAGATGGGGAAGATAGTGTTACTATTTCCTAA
- a CDS encoding tRNA(Met) cytidine acetate ligase: protein MKCIGIVAEYNPFHIGHAHQLQQLRKDHPDALIVVAMSGSFVQRGEPAIFNKFIRARWALLNGAHAVIELPTIYATANAERFAAGAIRLLAAMGATAISFGSETTDLPTLTRMAQLSTSPSVQSHCQALLKEGLFYGAALRQAMAIQAPEIEPLLQQPNALLGVEYIRAIQKYHLNIDVYPLQRDGEHHSEILTNTWPSGSALRHYLYANTPQGIIHDIASYIPSSIHTDYATLIKEGDLLDPKRYEDFILYESRCRTQSELQRLCDFNEGLENRWLQASQAATWADARELLKTKRYSYARLNRMASYTLLNITQELQTNAHHQGPTYARLLGFTHEARPWLQAKNFTIPLIQKWAPFVKQAQGLTAQLARLDQKATDIQQLCLFAPQKRRGRTDYTFTPWYI from the coding sequence ATGAAATGTATTGGCATTGTTGCCGAATATAATCCCTTTCACATTGGCCATGCCCATCAATTACAACAACTACGCAAGGATCACCCCGATGCACTTATCGTCGTTGCTATGAGCGGATCCTTTGTGCAACGAGGCGAACCTGCCATTTTCAATAAGTTTATACGAGCTCGTTGGGCATTACTCAATGGCGCTCACGCCGTCATAGAACTCCCCACTATTTATGCCACAGCTAATGCGGAACGCTTTGCAGCCGGCGCCATACGCTTATTAGCGGCCATGGGCGCTACCGCTATATCCTTTGGTTCTGAAACAACCGATTTACCGACTCTAACGCGAATGGCCCAGCTCAGCACTTCACCAAGCGTACAAAGCCATTGCCAAGCGTTACTTAAGGAAGGTTTGTTTTACGGTGCCGCTCTACGCCAAGCCATGGCTATACAAGCCCCTGAAATAGAACCACTACTGCAACAGCCTAATGCATTGCTGGGGGTCGAATATATACGAGCGATCCAAAAATATCATTTAAATATTGACGTTTACCCTCTGCAACGCGATGGCGAACATCATAGTGAAATATTAACTAACACTTGGCCGTCTGGTTCCGCTTTACGTCACTATCTCTACGCAAACACCCCTCAAGGCATCATACACGATATAGCGTCCTATATTCCTAGCTCTATACATACCGACTACGCCACGCTAATTAAGGAAGGTGACTTGCTGGATCCTAAGCGTTATGAAGATTTTATATTGTACGAAAGTCGGTGCCGAACACAATCAGAATTACAAAGGCTTTGCGATTTTAACGAAGGTTTAGAAAATCGTTGGCTCCAGGCCAGCCAAGCAGCCACTTGGGCTGACGCACGGGAACTACTAAAAACAAAACGCTATTCCTATGCTCGTTTAAATCGAATGGCCAGCTATACGCTGCTTAATATTACGCAAGAATTACAAACAAACGCCCATCATCAAGGGCCAACCTATGCCCGCTTACTAGGCTTTACTCACGAAGCACGACCTTGGTTACAAGCTAAAAATTTTACCATTCCCCTCATCCAGAAATGGGCTCCTTTTGTAAAACAGGCACAAGGCTTAACGGCTCAATTAGCTCGATTAGACCAAAAAGCTACCGATATACAACAGCTTTGCCTATTCGCCCCACAAAAACGAAGGGGGCGTACAGACTACACGTTCACGCCTTGGTATATATAA
- a CDS encoding acetate/propionate family kinase — translation MNVLVVNCGSSSLKYQLIDMDKEAVLAKGQFEKIGAEDAIFTHKRPDAEKLERVEPILDHKQALKILLDILIDAEYGVIASMDEIDAVGHRVVHGAEKFADSVLITPAVMEALQECAKIAPLHNPPNIQGIEACEAIMPNVPQVAVFDTAFHQTMPAEAFLYGLPYEAYTELGVRRYGFHGTSHKYVSQRVAELMGKHMSDLRIISCHLGNGSSVAAIKAGRSIDTSMGFTPLSGLIMGTRCGDIDPAIVPFLMDKWDMTYHEIDAIMNKKSGVLGISGVSNDFRVIEEAAEEGNKRAQLALDMFHYKVRSTIGAYAAVMGGVDAIVFTAGIGENGIGNRDAICNGLEYLGTRLDRERNNVRGKETEISVEGSKVKIFVVPTNEEIMIARDTKRITASLVMKNW, via the coding sequence ATGAATGTTTTAGTAGTAAACTGTGGTAGTTCTTCCTTGAAATACCAGCTTATTGACATGGACAAAGAAGCGGTATTAGCTAAAGGACAATTTGAAAAAATCGGCGCTGAAGATGCTATCTTCACTCACAAACGTCCTGATGCTGAAAAGTTGGAACGTGTAGAACCAATTTTGGACCACAAACAAGCACTTAAAATTTTGCTTGATATCTTAATTGATGCTGAATATGGCGTAATTGCATCTATGGATGAAATTGATGCTGTAGGTCATCGTGTGGTTCATGGGGCTGAAAAGTTTGCTGACTCCGTGTTGATTACACCTGCTGTTATGGAAGCATTACAGGAATGTGCTAAAATTGCACCTCTTCATAATCCACCAAATATTCAAGGTATTGAAGCTTGTGAAGCGATTATGCCAAATGTACCACAAGTTGCTGTATTCGATACAGCGTTCCATCAGACTATGCCTGCAGAAGCTTTCCTTTATGGTTTGCCTTATGAAGCATACACTGAATTAGGTGTTCGTCGATATGGTTTCCACGGTACTAGTCATAAATATGTATCTCAACGTGTTGCTGAATTAATGGGTAAACACATGAGTGATTTACGTATTATTTCTTGTCACCTTGGTAATGGTTCTAGTGTGGCTGCTATTAAAGCAGGTCGTTCCATTGATACATCCATGGGCTTCACACCACTATCTGGCTTGATTATGGGTACTCGTTGTGGTGATATTGACCCAGCTATCGTGCCTTTCTTGATGGATAAATGGGATATGACATACCATGAAATCGACGCTATTATGAACAAAAAATCTGGCGTACTTGGTATTTCCGGTGTATCCAATGACTTCCGTGTGATTGAAGAAGCTGCTGAAGAAGGTAACAAACGTGCTCAATTGGCACTTGATATGTTCCATTACAAAGTTCGTTCCACAATTGGTGCGTATGCAGCTGTTATGGGCGGTGTAGATGCTATCGTATTTACGGCTGGTATCGGTGAAAACGGTATTGGTAACCGTGATGCTATCTGTAATGGCTTAGAATACCTTGGCACTCGTCTTGACCGTGAACGTAACAACGTACGTGGTAAAGAAACTGAAATCAGTGTAGAAGGTTCTAAAGTTAAAATCTTTGTAGTTCCTACTAACGAAGAAATCATGATTGCTCGTGATACTAAACGTATTACAGCAAGTCTTGTAATGAAAAACTGGTAA
- a CDS encoding Maf family protein: MKLYLASGSPRRRELLDQLAIPFTVVKSTYEEHNEQYESPYELVEQQALGKALEAVLPEITANETPYVVLGADTIVVHRNHKLGKPANEIEAKTMLQELSGEYHEVVTGVALCRYEGAHQLVSQKVFHVRTKVYFFPLSDKEIIDYVATGEPLDKAGAYGIQGKGAYLVKGIEGSYTNVVGLPVEMVARELTQW, from the coding sequence ATGAAATTATATTTGGCTTCTGGTTCGCCACGGCGACGAGAACTATTAGATCAATTAGCTATTCCTTTTACAGTCGTAAAAAGTACCTATGAAGAGCATAATGAACAATATGAATCGCCATATGAGTTGGTGGAACAACAAGCTTTAGGTAAAGCCTTAGAAGCGGTGCTACCTGAGATTACAGCTAATGAAACTCCTTATGTTGTGCTAGGTGCTGATACGATAGTTGTACATAGAAATCATAAATTAGGCAAACCAGCCAATGAGATAGAAGCTAAGACTATGTTACAGGAATTGTCTGGTGAATACCATGAGGTCGTTACTGGTGTTGCCCTTTGTCGGTATGAGGGAGCACATCAACTAGTTAGTCAAAAGGTATTTCATGTGCGAACGAAAGTTTATTTCTTTCCACTCAGTGATAAAGAGATTATTGATTATGTGGCTACTGGTGAACCACTTGATAAAGCGGGTGCTTATGGTATTCAAGGCAAAGGCGCGTATTTAGTAAAAGGGATTGAAGGGTCTTATACCAATGTGGTGGGATTGCCAGTAGAAATGGTAGCTAGAGAATTAACGCAATGGTAG
- the radC gene encoding JAB domain-containing protein, producing the protein MRAMTTGCVREWQPWQQPREKFFQLGPNNVSTEELLAILLRTGRPGASVLELAKEVLHTVQHGAYGLNEITVQGLQTIKGIGRDKAVTVCAAIELGRRLGQLKVKQRYEDFSNPKAVASYVMERLRYEKEEHVCAAFLNCKNKLITIDTMSIGGLTGSLAEQRTVFRQALQANAASLILIHNHPSGDATPSEDDVTITKVFIKAGLVMGIPVLDHIIIGDGIYTSLCEKGLL; encoded by the coding sequence ATGAGAGCGATGACAACGGGCTGTGTTCGAGAATGGCAGCCTTGGCAACAACCGCGGGAGAAGTTTTTTCAATTAGGACCTAATAATGTAAGTACGGAAGAGTTATTGGCGATTTTATTGCGTACAGGGCGGCCTGGGGCTTCTGTATTAGAATTAGCGAAGGAAGTGTTGCATACCGTACAACATGGTGCGTATGGACTCAATGAAATTACAGTGCAGGGTCTGCAAACTATCAAGGGGATTGGCCGTGATAAGGCTGTTACTGTGTGTGCAGCTATTGAATTGGGACGACGGCTAGGGCAATTAAAAGTCAAACAACGCTATGAGGATTTTAGTAATCCTAAAGCCGTTGCATCCTATGTTATGGAACGATTGCGATATGAAAAGGAAGAACATGTATGCGCTGCTTTTTTAAATTGTAAAAATAAGTTGATTACGATTGATACGATGTCTATTGGTGGGCTCACTGGGAGTTTGGCGGAACAGCGAACCGTGTTCCGCCAAGCTTTGCAGGCTAATGCGGCCAGTCTAATTTTAATCCATAATCATCCATCAGGCGACGCCACCCCTAGCGAAGATGATGTGACGATTACAAAGGTGTTTATTAAAGCGGGTTTGGTGATGGGCATCCCTGTGCTTGATCATATAATTATTGGTGATGGCATATATACCAGTCTTTGTGAAAAAGGGTTGTTATAA
- a CDS encoding rod shape-determining protein, whose translation MIRIFSSLGRDLGIDIGTVNTHIHVQGRGVVLSEPSLVATDTKQEGIVAVGADAERLLLRTPDMLDEMRPLRDGFIVDYRVMLTMLRHFMNKASRSVGRTRVIMAVPCGITDVEKRAMTDAIIQAGAREAYLLEAPIAAALGCHLPVFEACGSMAVDIGGGTTDIGVMSLGGKVIAHSARIGGHDFNESILQYIKNTFSVMVAVETVEAIKLELGTALPPQEEMELSFLGRDIANGLMKRIIIRKSEVYQVMQETLQRIVDEIKSVVEQTPPELAADIMERGMILTGATALMEGLGQRLSEELGIPVQVPPEPGFAVAVGLGQAGKEFARMERFIIASKNRKGRA comes from the coding sequence ATGATTCGTATATTTTCGTCCTTAGGACGAGACTTAGGCATAGATATAGGCACAGTTAATACACATATCCATGTACAAGGACGTGGTGTTGTTTTATCTGAGCCATCATTAGTAGCGACTGACACTAAACAAGAGGGCATTGTAGCGGTAGGGGCGGATGCAGAACGTTTGTTATTACGCACCCCTGATATGCTTGATGAAATGCGTCCTTTACGGGATGGTTTTATTGTAGATTATCGGGTAATGCTTACGATGCTTCGCCATTTTATGAATAAAGCATCTCGCTCAGTAGGGCGTACGCGCGTGATTATGGCCGTTCCTTGTGGGATTACGGATGTAGAAAAGCGGGCTATGACAGATGCTATTATTCAAGCTGGTGCACGGGAAGCCTATTTGTTAGAAGCCCCTATTGCAGCGGCCTTAGGTTGCCATTTACCTGTATTTGAAGCTTGTGGGAGTATGGCCGTTGATATTGGCGGGGGAACTACTGATATTGGCGTTATGTCTTTAGGTGGCAAGGTAATAGCGCATTCTGCCCGTATTGGCGGCCATGATTTTAATGAAAGTATTTTACAGTACATAAAAAATACCTTCTCTGTTATGGTGGCGGTAGAGACTGTAGAAGCGATTAAATTAGAATTAGGTACAGCGTTACCACCGCAAGAAGAAATGGAATTATCTTTTTTAGGCCGCGATATTGCGAATGGTCTTATGAAGCGGATTATAATTCGTAAATCAGAAGTTTATCAAGTGATGCAGGAAACCTTGCAACGCATTGTAGATGAAATTAAATCAGTTGTGGAACAAACACCGCCTGAACTTGCTGCTGATATTATGGAACGGGGTATGATTTTAACGGGGGCTACAGCGCTTATGGAAGGGCTAGGACAGCGATTGAGTGAGGAATTAGGAATTCCTGTACAAGTGCCACCAGAGCCGGGTTTTGCAGTGGCTGTGGGTTTAGGTCAGGCGGGCAAGGAATTTGCGCGCATGGAACGCTTTATAATTGCCTCGAAGAATCGGAAAGGAAGGGCGTAA
- the mreC gene encoding rod shape-determining protein MreC, translating to MFSSERRLIAIVGLCCVFLALLGYAWKQRTSIPYVTVPFERITTPFTYGASRFLGAIHTGISVIDTAINGTKEMDAIREENAQLEQKMTNYDEVVAENMRLRQLLSFQNSHPQFDMMAAAVVTRDVGTWTNTFTIDRGSEDGIEPNMAVVIPGGVVGFISDVYTHSARVQTILDPRTAIGVIVQRPESRVASIVKGNGSNPDEPLLVNVARDGDVLTGDTLITSGYGGIYPKGLLVGHVARIDNDSEGFVKNAVVQLSADLRNVEEVFVILRSREGELDKPSLTPKLVPQTQRDQVEGVKGATKQ from the coding sequence ATGTTTTCATCAGAACGACGTTTAATTGCTATAGTAGGGCTTTGTTGTGTATTCTTAGCCCTATTAGGCTATGCTTGGAAACAACGGACGAGTATTCCCTATGTAACAGTACCATTTGAGCGGATTACAACACCTTTTACATATGGCGCTTCACGGTTCTTAGGAGCTATTCATACGGGCATTTCTGTTATTGATACAGCTATTAATGGCACGAAAGAAATGGATGCTATTCGGGAAGAAAATGCGCAACTAGAGCAAAAGATGACTAATTACGATGAAGTGGTTGCTGAGAATATGCGCCTGCGCCAATTGTTGTCGTTTCAGAATAGTCATCCTCAATTTGATATGATGGCGGCGGCCGTGGTGACTCGTGATGTAGGTACTTGGACTAATACCTTTACTATTGATCGTGGTAGTGAGGATGGCATTGAACCTAATATGGCGGTAGTTATTCCTGGTGGGGTCGTTGGTTTTATTAGTGACGTGTATACGCATTCGGCACGGGTTCAGACAATCCTTGATCCCCGTACTGCCATTGGGGTTATTGTACAGCGACCTGAATCGCGGGTAGCATCTATTGTAAAAGGCAATGGGAGTAATCCTGATGAGCCTTTATTGGTGAATGTGGCTCGTGACGGGGATGTGTTGACGGGTGATACGCTGATTACGTCAGGCTACGGTGGCATTTATCCTAAAGGTCTTTTAGTTGGTCATGTGGCTCGTATTGATAATGACTCAGAAGGATTTGTGAAAAATGCTGTTGTTCAATTATCCGCTGATTTACGTAATGTAGAAGAAGTATTTGTCATTCTTCGTTCCCGTGAAGGGGAGTTAGATAAACCAAGTTTAACACCTAAATTGGTACCTCAGACACAGCGTGACCAAGTAGAAGGGGTTAAAGGAGCGACAAAACAATGA
- the mreD gene encoding rod shape-determining protein MreD — protein sequence MRTMIYILMGVFTFLIQANVFPMLFRQGWLPNLILVWVIVLALIKGRRIGLMAAIVGGLVHDILISNSFGLHFFPYIAVAYLVSIWSHSVYEEQWYVTFAWVSVATIVDMLVRIGMLWLGREDILIGTYIWHHIWPVWWLNGLLGIMIHEILWNMEEKDEYIW from the coding sequence ATGAGAACTATGATTTATATACTCATGGGCGTTTTTACGTTTCTTATTCAGGCCAATGTATTTCCTATGTTATTTCGCCAAGGCTGGTTACCTAATTTGATTTTAGTATGGGTTATTGTACTGGCACTGATTAAAGGACGCCGTATTGGTTTGATGGCAGCTATTGTCGGTGGCTTGGTGCATGATATACTCATATCTAATTCCTTTGGGTTACATTTTTTCCCTTATATTGCTGTGGCTTATTTGGTAAGCATTTGGTCTCATAGCGTATATGAAGAACAATGGTATGTTACCTTTGCTTGGGTATCGGTAGCCACGATAGTTGATATGCTGGTGCGCATAGGTATGTTATGGCTAGGCCGTGAAGATATATTGATTGGCACTTACATTTGGCATCACATTTGGCCCGTTTGGTGGCTCAATGGATTGCTGGGGATTATGATTCATGAAATTCTCTGGAATATGGAAGAGAAAGATGAATATATTTGGTAG
- the mrdA gene encoding penicillin-binding protein 2 encodes MLEALYKKNKKGRFDALAYTVMAIFVILVIRLFYLQIMDGEYYHTKAEGNRLRMVSVTAARGVMYDRNGQIVAGSRPAYTVSIVPTGKDIDPAELERLATMLNIKPETIQSKIADHKGGYEPIRLATDITMDRVTMIEEHRHELPGVSIEVEPLRYYPYDSLASQLFGYVGEVSEDELNEIKAENPETTVGPGTILGRSGLEKMYDDVLRGTDGGKQVEVDATGRPVAEVGRKDTIPGRNIHLTIDLPLQKAAEKAVADQLASLRSQGIPARGAAVVAMDPNTGAVLAMVSAPGFNPNWFARGITSAQWNQLNTDPNHPFDNKVISGEYPPGSPFKIVTGAAALELKKVTPNEMIFDSGRHWLIDKRNAEGEALGWLDFNTALAKSDNVYFYEMGNRVGIEELDRFAKLFGLGEKTGIRLYGESSGNLASPEYKRKVFDQDWYLGETFDAAIGQSFTLVTPIQMAVLMSEVANGGIRYQPYVVSRVDNSDGTPAEIFGPKKIGVLQVSKTVMDLIRNALRDVTAEGGTAGSLFKGWPIEIAGKTGTAENATGRDHGWFVAYAPYDKPRIVVVALVEQGSFGAGSAGPIVKDVLAEYFQINEGKGPNNANGTAGAGTNTATGTTTNDTVTGPKVP; translated from the coding sequence GTGCTTGAAGCATTATATAAAAAGAATAAAAAAGGCCGTTTTGATGCCTTAGCATATACAGTGATGGCAATTTTTGTCATCTTGGTGATTCGCTTGTTTTACTTGCAGATTATGGATGGCGAGTATTATCACACAAAGGCAGAAGGCAATCGATTGCGCATGGTATCGGTGACGGCCGCTCGTGGTGTTATGTATGATCGCAATGGGCAAATTGTAGCGGGTTCACGACCAGCTTATACGGTATCTATTGTGCCAACCGGTAAGGATATTGATCCTGCCGAATTAGAGCGTTTGGCCACGATGCTTAATATTAAGCCTGAAACGATTCAAAGTAAGATTGCTGATCATAAAGGGGGCTATGAACCCATCCGGTTGGCTACGGATATTACGATGGATAGGGTGACTATGATTGAGGAACATCGACATGAGTTGCCGGGCGTATCCATTGAAGTAGAACCATTGCGTTATTATCCGTATGACTCCTTAGCTTCTCAGTTATTTGGCTATGTAGGCGAAGTGAGTGAGGATGAATTAAATGAGATTAAAGCTGAAAATCCTGAAACTACAGTAGGTCCAGGTACAATTTTAGGTCGTTCTGGCTTAGAAAAAATGTATGATGATGTATTGCGAGGTACTGATGGCGGTAAACAGGTGGAAGTTGATGCTACGGGCCGGCCTGTAGCAGAAGTAGGGCGTAAGGATACGATTCCGGGGCGTAACATTCACTTGACGATTGATTTACCATTGCAAAAGGCGGCTGAAAAGGCGGTGGCGGATCAATTAGCTTCATTGCGTTCACAGGGTATACCTGCTCGTGGGGCGGCCGTAGTTGCTATGGATCCTAATACGGGTGCAGTACTCGCTATGGTTAGTGCTCCAGGTTTTAACCCTAATTGGTTTGCTCGTGGCATTACTTCGGCGCAGTGGAATCAACTCAATACAGATCCTAATCATCCTTTTGATAATAAAGTTATTTCTGGTGAATATCCACCAGGGTCACCTTTTAAAATTGTTACAGGCGCCGCCGCATTAGAGTTAAAGAAAGTGACGCCTAATGAAATGATTTTCGATAGTGGGCGTCACTGGTTAATTGACAAACGAAATGCAGAAGGTGAAGCCTTAGGTTGGCTTGATTTTAATACGGCATTAGCTAAATCGGATAACGTGTATTTCTATGAAATGGGGAATCGCGTAGGGATTGAAGAATTAGATCGGTTTGCCAAACTGTTTGGTTTAGGTGAGAAAACTGGCATTCGGCTCTATGGTGAGTCTAGTGGTAACTTAGCTAGTCCGGAATATAAGCGCAAAGTATTTGATCAAGACTGGTATTTAGGGGAAACCTTTGATGCGGCCATTGGTCAGTCCTTTACTCTCGTAACGCCTATTCAAATGGCGGTACTTATGTCGGAAGTGGCGAATGGGGGTATTCGCTATCAACCATATGTAGTAAGCCGTGTAGATAATAGTGATGGTACTCCGGCTGAAATTTTTGGCCCTAAAAAAATAGGGGTATTGCAAGTGTCTAAAACGGTAATGGATTTAATTCGCAATGCGTTGCGTGATGTTACTGCTGAAGGTGGTACGGCCGGCTCTTTATTTAAAGGTTGGCCCATTGAAATTGCCGGTAAAACAGGTACGGCCGAAAATGCTACGGGACGTGACCACGGTTGGTTTGTAGCTTATGCACCGTATGATAAACCACGTATTGTAGTGGTTGCTTTAGTAGAACAAGGTAGTTTTGGCGCTGGTTCGGCGGGGCCTATTGTAAAAGATGTATTAGCAGAATATTTTCAGATTAATGAAGGTAAAGGACCTAATAATGCTAATGGCACAGCTGGTGCTGGCACTAATACGGCAACGGGTACGACTACGAATGATACCGTTACAGGGCCCAAAGTTCCATAA
- a CDS encoding P-loop NTPase, which yields MGKIIAIMSGKGGVGKTTLTAYVGAALNRRGYRVLITDADFGMRDLDLVLGKENDIFFDAVDIWKDRCNKDNAMVPLREGFDFLPATQSRRWEDVGRKGYGKLIKKIAKDYDYVIIDAPAGIGRGNEAIFRVAEQLLLVAEPMWVSLRAVQRVMQLCHEERLFNYGLVLNNVGRSEAAVPVEEALQSLQVENLATIWPHSANILNWSQAGVLHEECDEAIETMMEPLLTYLESDTAWEETDILERWHSLFDVQNVDEEEAITETDTDTDTDESVEVAMTPENKTETIELVTETQANEVEQQNEEPPKKTSFGSLLKRRFASFWNRGGRFR from the coding sequence ATGGGAAAAATTATAGCCATTATGTCAGGTAAGGGTGGCGTTGGTAAAACCACGTTGACTGCTTATGTAGGTGCGGCATTAAATCGTCGAGGGTATCGCGTACTCATTACGGATGCCGATTTTGGCATGCGTGATCTTGATTTAGTGCTTGGCAAGGAAAATGATATTTTCTTTGATGCTGTTGATATTTGGAAAGACCGTTGTAATAAAGATAATGCTATGGTACCTTTGCGTGAAGGGTTTGATTTTTTACCAGCTACTCAAAGCCGTCGTTGGGAAGATGTGGGCCGTAAAGGGTATGGTAAGTTAATTAAAAAAATTGCGAAAGATTATGACTATGTAATCATTGATGCGCCAGCCGGTATTGGACGAGGTAATGAAGCTATTTTTAGAGTGGCTGAACAGTTATTACTAGTGGCTGAACCGATGTGGGTTTCCTTGCGGGCTGTACAGCGAGTTATGCAATTATGCCATGAAGAGCGTTTATTTAATTATGGTTTGGTGTTAAATAATGTGGGCCGTAGTGAAGCGGCTGTACCTGTTGAGGAAGCACTACAAAGTTTACAAGTAGAAAACTTAGCTACCATATGGCCTCACAGTGCTAATATTTTGAATTGGTCGCAAGCCGGGGTCCTTCATGAAGAATGCGACGAAGCCATCGAAACTATGATGGAACCATTATTAACCTATCTTGAGTCAGATACGGCTTGGGAAGAAACTGATATTTTGGAACGGTGGCATTCCTTGTTTGACGTGCAGAACGTTGATGAAGAGGAAGCGATTACTGAAACAGATACAGATACAGATACTGATGAGTCTGTTGAGGTAGCTATGACACCAGAGAATAAAACTGAGACTATTGAGCTAGTTACAGAGACTCAAGCTAATGAGGTTGAACAACAAAACGAAGAGCCCCCTAAAAAAACAAGTTTTGGGTCGCTTTTAAAACGTCGGTTTGCGAGTTTTTGGAACCGTGGCGGACGTTTTCGCTAG